AGCAAGTTTGCAATCGAAACTGGCTTGAGCTTGAGCTTCCAAACCGGCGAGCACTACAAAGGGTAAAGCCAATAAACATCTCACCAGAAATTCCCCCCATCCATTTGTTGAATGGCACAGATCATAGCAAAGTTGGGCGATTCTGGTAAGGGACCTGGATCTGTTGGGCTTTGGTTAAAGAACGATCTTTACTGTCAAATTGAAAAGTGAGACGGCTCAGCGGCAAATCCACACAGTATGTAGACACCCCAATATTGTCGTCAGGCTAAGCCCGTTTTCGCAACGGCAGCTTTCTCCTGTAGGGATGGCTCCCTTTTTGCAAGATCCAAAACACGTAGACATCTCCCCCTCCTGAGAGGGGATGGCGAATGGCGCCAAACTACACTGTCCGGGCAAAAGACCGCAAAGGTCCTTGCCCTTCAGGCCTTCCCTCTCGACACTCCCGAGGCTTGGATCACAGCACAATCAGAATGGCCCGGTCCCCCCACATTAACTGTCGGTGCTCGAGAATGCTGCGCAGACTGCCGGAGCCGCCGACGTCCTGATCCAGATCAACGCCCGGCAAAACCGTGACCTTCGCATAGACCCTGCCTCTCAATTGAGAGATATGCGGGATCACCACGCGGACAGGCGCGTCCGGCGCGAGCGTTCCACGGATACGCTGTGCTTGTTTCTCATTAAGACAAATGATCAGTTCCGGGAGATACCGAAGCGCGCGCTCAGGTTTTGCCCAACCAAAATAGAACTTACCAAGTCGGATCATGACGCCCGCCTTTTAGGAGGTATGCCGGACGAGACCCGCGTCTCGCGCTCTTGAACGCACGCTTTGTCCGGTCCACGCATCCAAGCTTATAGGACGGCGAATACGAGCACTGCGGCAATTGAGCTATATCCGATCATGAGGATGAGATCGCTTTTCCAGTAACGTGTCATTTTTGGCTCCAATGGCGTGTTTCTGAGCTCATTGTTCACCCTAATTATGGCGGAAGTTGGCAGCAATGAGGGCATGAAAGTGCCGTCGTCCGCCCTCCCATTCCTCAACCAAAGACCGCTTTGGGTTAAAGGCCTCTAAGCCCTCTTCTGCTCCAGCGCCGCCAGCTGCGCCATTTCCCTGAAGAAAGCCGCAAGATCGACCCCCTTGCCCCGCAGTTGCTCAAGCGCATTCTGGATCACATTGCAGCCTCGGCGGTCTGACGAGAGGATAACGAAGGGCTCTTCTGGTGACAGCAGCCGCGCCAGCTTGGACGACATGACAAAGCCCGCCCCCAGATAAAGGGACGTGAACACAAACCGCACCCCTGGCATATCCAACAGCGCCAGCACAGGCGCTAGGGCTTTGGTATCATCCGCCACCACCGGGTACCGGGACCAAGCATGCCGCGGATCCTTCCACCCGATGTCGCGCGGTTCATCCGCCTCAGCCGCGTAGGACTTGAGGTAGTCCAGCAGCGCATCCCCCGCCTTTGCCAAGCGCGCAGCCTCTCCTACCCGAGTGTCTTTGTGATAATACAGAGCCGCCGCACGGCCAAATTCCATCATATAGCCACCAACGTCAAAACGCGCCTCAGCCCTCAGCTGATGCTGGCGTGCCGTCCCCTTTGGCGTGGGCCTCTCTGCCGGCATGTAGACCGAAGGGTCGGTATTGATGGCTTGGGCAATCTGGATCGCTGTGCTGTGCATAAAGTTTCCTCTTCACAACAGAAGTTAGGGCACCCTCATGGGCCTGCATAGCCAAGAGCCCCGCCCTTTATGTGGATAACCCAAGAATGCCCTCACTTGACCGCCGGTTTGGAATCCCAAGGGCCGATCAGAGAGCCACCATACCGGGCGGCCGGGACTTCAAACATGGCCGCAACAGCCCGGCGTTACAGTCCAAGCTGTTGTAAATAATAGATTTATTCTGACCGAAAACCGCCAAAATGGTCATTTTACACCCTCTGTTACAAGCATATTGAACGATTTCAATGACTTAAGGAGTGTAACGCGTAACAGAAATATATGTCTTTATATGGAGACATAGAGATAAATAGACCTGTCTGTCTCATGTGTACACTTTTTCTATATTTCTGTTACAGATAGATATATATCTATAAATGAGAGTTATTACAAAGACTTACAGGCGTTACTTAAGGTGTTACGCAGGCGTTACAGCGTTACACCGTTGTTTTTAATGGATAATTACCGCCCAAATCCGCTTGAGCACGCAGATCAGCCCCTCGGTCGGCCGCCGTTGAGCATTCTGCCTCAAACCTCCCCTCTCAATGACAGCGCTCAAAGCCAGGAACCAGCGCATCTCCGGCGGCCTCAAGGCGGAGGCAACTTGACCTTCACTCTCCGAAGCCGCCCAACAACAGTGTCAGCGCAACGGGCCTAGATGCGTCCTCTATTGAAACCCTCAAAAGACTCCAAACCCTAAAAGGCAGTTAAAGGCCCTCACATCGGGTCCGAGACTTAAGCTCCGCCAAAGCTGCTGACGAGCCTGATAGATCAAACCGCGACATAACTTTTCCACCCAGCAAGACGTCTACACGAGACCCGCTGCGCAGGGCGGATGTGATTGCCCGCATTTGACTGACTGGCCAGGGCTCGCCCCCCAGCATAAAATCCTGAGAGCACCCCTGCGCGCCGCAGGTCGCAGGCATCTGCAGAGCTGGGGCTCCATCCACTTGGAAATAGATGACCGCCCCCTTCCCAACGAACTTCAGGTCTGAAGGACGGGTATCGGGTGTGAGTGAAATATCTATGAACCCGTCATTGCCACATCCAATAGTCAGTCGATGACCTTGCGCGTTCAGGGCGAAAACACTGCCCTGATCATCGCCCGCGCTTGGGCGCCGAAGCGTCCATTCTGCGCGGGCGCCCGTTGTCAGGAGAGACGAAACCAGGACCAACCCTAAAAGTTTAATCATACTATTCCCCCAATCAGTTTGGCCCTCGGGCACATTGTTCAGTCGGTTTGCACCTGTTCAGCTGCAATCTCCGCCCGCAGATCCGCTGACAAAGAGGACATCATACGCTGATAAAGCGCCTTCTCCCGAGGCATGTCATCACCGCGGTAACCCAACATATCTGGTGATCCCCCAATGAGTTCGCCGCCCAGCGAGAACACCCCATGAACGCCAACGAGTTTATCAGCGGGCTCGAGAGGCGCATCAGATCCATCAAACATCAAGCGACGAGGCATCGCGCCTATAGAAGATAAAAGAAGCACCCCATTACCGGATGGGGCAACAGTTACAGCGGATTGACCAAGAACTGAGGCCGGCAATCTGGCCACCTCGGCGCCCGTCCCGCGCTCGAATACGATCAAGTCAAAATTGCCGTTTGGCATCGCAAACACTTGATCTCTATCATCCGTGGCAAGGCGCCCCCAATGGGCGCCCAGACCCGAAGGTTCATCTGGAAAGCGGTGTACCAACTTGGCGCCATCGCGTGCGATGCTCCAAAGCGCCACCGGGGGCGGGGTGCCCTGCGCAACATCGGCGGAGACAAAATGCATAACGCCGTCTCGGCCGCCATCAACGGGACTGAGCAGCGTGAACTCTCCAAATTCCATGCTGGCGATGCGCTGCCAGTCGGTCGTGTCCCACAAATGAGCAACGGTCGGCGATGCGCCGAGTGTCAAAAGCAATGACCCATCACGTGAAAAAGCAGCGCCCCCCGAGTTTGGGAGTGTGCCCGGCGCATGGCCCGGCAAGCGCGCGATCTCCTCCCCCTTTGAGGCATCAAAAACCACAGCCACACCCGCCACCGGGGCCATCTGGACAAGAAAGCGCCCGTCCGGAGAAAAAGCAGGGGCCTGTACCCCCCAGGCACCGCTGGTCAGAGCCTCTATGGGAAGAAGCTCGGCCAGCTTCTTTGCGCTGCGCGGATCCCAAAGCGCCAGTCCGCTGCGGGACTGCTCGCCGTCCGGCGAGGGAAACAGCCCGACACTTGCAAGACGTGTCCCCGTCCCGTCGAACTCAAACACAGACAGGACGGGTAAATCAAGACGAACAGAACGAGATACCGCCGCACGTAAAAGCGCATCATAGGCCTCATCGAAACGCGCAAGCGCGTCTTCTCCCGGCTCCGCTGGCAATCCCTTTAACGCCGCGACAATGGCTTTGGCACGATCGCCCGCGGCGAGCGCTTTGTGCGAAGCGGCGGCAAAATCTCGTGACTGATAGTCAGCCAAATCTTCCGCCAAAAGGGACGTCCCGGCAAGGAAGGCAAGGGCTGCAAAAAGAAGACGCATCGGATCTCTCCTCGTCCTGTGCACAATCAGGCGTGAAACTTCTGTTTCTGTCAACCTTGGCGATTGGATGGATGGCGCATGCCAAGACCTGTGCCCACGCCTGCTTGGCCTCCAGCTCGGATCTGCTTTAGGCGTCTCGGTGACGGCGTGAAGATACCCGCCCCGTTTGTCTAAGTACCCTCTCGGCGGCTCTCTCATAATCAGACGGGCTGGTCCTGCGCTCCCCTCCC
This is a stretch of genomic DNA from Sulfitobacter indolifex. It encodes these proteins:
- a CDS encoding phospholipase D-like domain-containing protein; protein product: MIRLGKFYFGWAKPERALRYLPELIICLNEKQAQRIRGTLAPDAPVRVVIPHISQLRGRVYAKVTVLPGVDLDQDVGGSGSLRSILEHRQLMWGDRAILIVL
- a CDS encoding WD40 repeat domain-containing protein, whose product is MTETEVSRLIVHRTRRDPMRLLFAALAFLAGTSLLAEDLADYQSRDFAAASHKALAAGDRAKAIVAALKGLPAEPGEDALARFDEAYDALLRAAVSRSVRLDLPVLSVFEFDGTGTRLASVGLFPSPDGEQSRSGLALWDPRSAKKLAELLPIEALTSGAWGVQAPAFSPDGRFLVQMAPVAGVAVVFDASKGEEIARLPGHAPGTLPNSGGAAFSRDGSLLLTLGASPTVAHLWDTTDWQRIASMEFGEFTLLSPVDGGRDGVMHFVSADVAQGTPPPVALWSIARDGAKLVHRFPDEPSGLGAHWGRLATDDRDQVFAMPNGNFDLIVFERGTGAEVARLPASVLGQSAVTVAPSGNGVLLLSSIGAMPRRLMFDGSDAPLEPADKLVGVHGVFSLGGELIGGSPDMLGYRGDDMPREKALYQRMMSSLSADLRAEIAAEQVQTD